A genome region from Paralichthys olivaceus isolate ysfri-2021 chromosome 6, ASM2471397v2, whole genome shotgun sequence includes the following:
- the wnk3 gene encoding serine/threonine-protein kinase WNK1 isoform X1, whose amino-acid sequence MATDPGEPTGTEDSSEKPDGHRKEDTEQEGRDNHKWERTQSTPSDLSSSKTPGREAKGGDDGGIQGGGGRGEASQEREETTLKPISLSTRSLSVDTGQKQLRREKRFFRKSVEICEEDDELEVPPEAPHSAPHLELRSLDSVFTSSAQKQGADLTCTALGNDPSCASSSQEPGKDAPSSTATQRVKERDRELEEEAEMKAVATSPGGRFLKFDIELGRGAFKTVYKGLDTETWVEVAWCELQDRKLTKVEQQRFKEEAEMLKGLQHPNIVRFYDSWESVLRGKKCIVLVTELMTSGTLKTYLKRFKVMKPKVLRSWCRQILKGLHFLHTRTPPIVHRDLKCDNIFITGPTGSVKIGDLGLATLMRTSFAKSVIGTPEFMAPEMYEEHYDESVDVYAFGMCMLEMATSEYPYSECQNAAQIYRKVTSGIKPASFDKVNDPEIKEIIEGCIRQNKSQRLSIRDLLNHAFFGEDTGVRVELAEEDTGNQDCLALRIWVEEPKKLKGKHKDNEAIEFSYDLENDSAEEVALEMVKSGFFHESDAKVVGKSIRDRVNQIKKSRERRQQQLLQQQQGFEERRDSTLTSYTFSHPSCSSSLGPGAAGQTGGGGGGGGGQESEELPEVDQHVRQQQIFSGTTLSLPEGESIGSASCESHASGQSQAYSQQGESYTHSQTALPITSTLPTRESGNVPSVPLGQSVSMSTMPVGQSGGGPVGQTFLQATNMVPQVSPSVPQQYFQSQTFPSETFQTATPHGSVLPSHSYIPPVSPQAPINVVTTPMSISDPAGPAGTIVPLAQQTQPPATPMQLTEIIPQAAPQQTQPVMIPQQTIVQQQQIGMDPQTSTLQQPQQQMEAQATVLEQQVCAPQPPMEQQQSLAATIVHQHEPQQQIYAQQPIPPVQPPPHQQGLPTQTGMDQRAMSIPQAGEQPQTFKQQPKEDPYDQITIQSQLQQQLQQQQTLLQQQQQQQQQALLIEQHQLYVQQQLDQQQQALLQQQQLLQQQPQQQLLQQQLEPQPPPQQQSQLYQQIGQHQAGTQNELEKQQQSGQQQQNIALQQQQTQQQTEQQLQQQALFRQMEQQQQQALIQQHLQRNAMLQQQQQLQQNAQLQQQEQQQVQLKQQIEQQQQQQQALLQKQLEQQRQQQVLLQQQAERLQQHALIQQQSKEQQQQQQAAIIQLQQTEKQESVSFPQSNSEQQIQQQSTEIQHVCIPQMNTAQFTPQTTLTQQVLEQQQQAVLIQQQKAFITQPQHHPSVMEPHLPVGVPGGTEVIQHQNISQAQVPMAIQTTQIPLQTTAVAQVFNQQGQNEAPPQNQGQVPVHFLAQSTAQAAQAMTEAHVPPPAATIQGQNQIIQTQQIPLQTSYPGPVTSTQSQVTALTLIQTQPLHQTITQSQQPHGQGPTVDIQMMGQHSQAAVQPPAVVSSIPSQIQHESLVQQNAQMPGLMQPQLQQQRQDQPAGQVHAQTASGLLTSQYVAQLTHQAMPSAQQDITHITQQQQQQQQQQQQQQQQPVLQYQQRILSPGSAAVGTKTDLGSVVDPVNFTSTPHPVQQAGQGYVPGQVVQAQQQQTLGSTTDPSVIQVISQPALPQSTEQYQQQLQKLPHVHQALAQPPPQAQLLAQPIATPIQQPIPVKQVLIPLDESPLPPQCPPDSHLVAHPPAQIVSSNVAEPQSENRTLPLYSHLVTSATSSPQHQANQMLPAHTHTQTSLQAQSLSQTQTHTQTQAPSHTQTHTGTRIAEQPVLPSAVFPAQQMPPSPSHTSCPPTTLPSLISHYPAAAPAPELPTSPPAAQITFPGQADFFPTSPPPAATLQSLDSNVPKLSQASLQDCDLSLLGNAQDGPYLSSTEHHSSAGYVPANGEETLQFLANGKLEKLKTQRRASCQRPEKVSHQFQLTMLQVSSSGDNMVECQLETHSNKMVTFKFDIEGDAPEDIADYMVEEDFVLDVEKEQFVEELRTIVKKAHEILQTHSQTGSTDQLHVGTPTTTDSAPHSSPVGRWRFFINQTIRHRDSLSSQGAATPLSTTETRIPLSPQTEKESEGFQSLESLTGRASPPCPTLSATSPPVSTVSAPASISPPVTTTHGPLTTASESISAPASTLEASVPVTASGGLELTVIPSAPANQISSASSSILIPAASNLPPLSTAVLHDILSSPGTSDCSTGGQNIGDAVLTAPGPCVSTVDQSSTSFNSPPPATAVTSSAGSQAGKEQQQTLAQVAKPVPQQPQQPQLLLQQQIPVVPQQLQTMQLELQAQQIQRATPQQQTQHQVCQEQIQLQQSLQHMQQQQLMQKQIPLQQKVTEMQVLPQPGHPEVLQQSVPLQQFLPPGHIQQAQQPLLQQQTAQCAPQLLQQPQLQQLPQQVMAPLAAAVPQQQAHIDHLQQQQLNLQQTIHLQQQQLQQHQLFMGTVALKSDQDQMLPLSISQQFLQQQVPLNVGFVPQQQIPQQTQISAELAQQHIQSQKQPIHVEQQQDVVKAVDTPQKQQQFPLQKQSSLQMSESEMSTGETSVTEDTGSYSAYFHPSSDSSLPPLHLGSAEASLPALPLTLTPSPAQPSSVAESDSEGPPKIEFVDNRIKTLDEKLRNLLYQEYSSGAALTGGAASGPTSAASTSAGGDESSEPLSLHHLSFPPPDSSSDTSPHSTSSTTSSTTSRSSSTSPDPERDGGQDEAFSEVPKSAGPWAVEQQPGPCLPSTSASSTPPTSLLPPNQDDSAGLQRPPVPGEPTILAVPPQSDTSTTGDASWPPNQQPIPLRHGQQQHNAGGGYFGLNLTCPSIRNPVSKKSWTRKFKNWACKLRHSASLFKKPRVQQEGRSTRQELREEKEAPSMNPPQSRKGRFQVTPVLQTSPPKEVPSGHGSTHRKVGRFSVTQTETKKEDGLTVSSPLSIHLERERRRSRAKEGEKDESKKTPVLAHPPRGHGHSHSPLGSSDDDAESELEEEDLKKELHKLREKHIKEVVSLQAQQNRELQELYRQLRSFKDQRQSLPASLSRTPSLPMAAPLLSPRRPRPGKIKLRPRPHSHMDNNGVTHSGIQQSSSFSGGEQNRLPLYCNPEHPPSLPVKRDQSPLRKSTFTDELHKLVDNWTKETVGAIPPKPSLNQIKQIQQVQELGGWSQPTEVAPPGWFPVAPLNPQASPTPASLPVAAPSHYTGGGSLSTLPSPGPPPQTHVAHAPQMQPNLNLHQSLPLQQMTYQQSPLRQQIPQPRMQTSVQSQSSPQTQPITQLPHSPPQSQPLLPSQMPTSPVSTATSLLPGSGTAAPTDSTAATGGTFCSCSSSTCCSSCSTAALPSSAKIHPTPPTSTLPLGQK is encoded by the exons ATGGCTACTGACCCAGGAGAGCCCACAGGCACTGAGGACTCCTCAGAGAAACCTGATGGACATAGAAAAGAGGACACGGAGCAGGAGGGCAGGGACAATCATAAGTGGGAGAGGACACAGAGCACACCCTCAGACCTCTCCTCTTCCAAGACTCCAGGCAGGGAAGCGAAaggaggagatgatggagggatccaaggaggaggaggacgaggggaaGCCagccaggagagagaggagaccaCGCTCAAACCAATTTCACTCTCCACACGCTCCTTGTCAGTCGACACTGGTCAGAAACAACTGAGGAGGGAGAAGCGTTTTTTCAGGAAGAGCGTTGAGATTTGTGAGGAGGACGATGAGTTGGAGGTGCCCCCTGAGGCACCCCACAGTGCCCCACACCTGGAGCTGCGTTCCTTAGACTCAGTATTCACCAGCAGTGCCCAAAAGCAAGGGGCTGATTTGACCTGCACTGCACTTGGCAATGACCCATCTTGTGCCAGCTCCAGCCAGGAGCCTGGAAAAGATGCTCCTTCCTCCACAGCCACCCAGAGGGTGAAGGAAAGGGACCGTGAGCtggaagaggaagcagagatgAAGGCTGTGGCTACCTCTCCTGGAGGAAGGTTCCTCAAGTTTGACATAGAACTGGGCAGAGGAGCCTTCAAAACTGTTTATAAAGGCCTAGACACTGAGACCTGGGTGGAGGTGGCTTGGTGTGAACTCCAG GACCGCAAACTGACCAAGGTGGAGCAGCAACGCTTCAAGGAGGAGGCCGAGATGCTGAAGGGGCTTCAGCACCCCAACATCGTCCGCTTCTATGATTCCTGGGAGTCTGTGCTGCGTGGCAAGAAGTGCATTGTACTGGTCACTGAACTCATGACTTCAGGAACACTCAAAAC GTACCTTAAGCGCTTTAAGGTGATGAAACCTAAGGTCCTGAGGAGTTGGTGCAGGCAAATTCTGAAGGGCCTTCACTTCCTTCACACCAGGACTCCTCCAATCGTCCACCGGGACCTCAAATGTGACAACATCTTCATAACAGGCCCCACAGGTTCAGTCAAGATAGGTGACCTCGGACTGGCCACTCTGATGAGGACCTCCTTTGCCAAGAGTGTCATAG GAACACCTGAGTTCATGGCTCCAGAGATGTATGAGGAGCACTATGATGAGTCTGTGGATGTTTACGCCTTTGGGATGTGCATGCTGGAGATGGCGACGTCAGAGTATCCCTACTCTGAGTGCCAAAACGCAGCTCAGATCTATCGCAAAGTCACAAGC GGTATAAAGCCAGCCAGCTTTGATAAAGTGAACGACCCAGAGATAAAAGAGATCATCGAAGGCTGCATTCGTCAGAACAAGAGCCAGCG ACTCTCCATCAGAGACCTCCTCAACCATGCGTTCTTCGGGGAGGACACGGGGGTCCGGGTGGAGCTGGCAGAGGAGGACACAGGCAACCAGGACTGTTTGGCTCTCCGGATTTGGGTTGAAGAACCGAAGAAGCTCAAGGGGAAGCACAAAGACAATGAGGCTATTGAGTTCAGCTATGACCTGGAGAATGATAGCGCTGAGGAGGTGGCTCTAGAGATG GTGAAGTCAGGTTTCTTCCATGAGAGCGATGCCAAAGTGGTGGGAAAATCCATACGGGATCGAGTGAATCAGATCAAAAAGTCACGGGAACGtcgacagcagcagctcctccagcagcagcagggcttTGAGGAAAGGAGAGACTCCACTCTCACCTCCTACACCTTTTCTCATCCATCCTGCTCTTCCTCACTGGGGCCAGGGGCAGCTGgacaaacaggaggaggaggaggaggtggaggagggcagGAGTCAGAGGAGCTGCCTGAAGTGGACCAACATGTCAGACAGCAGCAAATATTCAGTGGGACAACCCTTAGTCTGCCAG AAGGTGAGAGCATTGGATCTGCCAGTTGTGAATCACATGCAAGTGGACAGAGCCAGGCGTACTCTCAGCAAGGGGAATCATACACCCACTCCCAAACGGCTCTCCCAATTACATCT ACGCTCCCCACTCGTGAGAGTGGAAACGTTCCCAGTGTACCTCTTGGTCAGAGTGTTAGTATGTCCACCATGCCCGTAGGCCAAAGTGGAGGGGGGCCTGTTGGTCAGACTTTTCTTCAGGCCACTAACATGGTTCCACAGGTATCACCAAGTGTACCTCAACAATATTTTCAG TCACAAACATTTCCATCAGAGACATTTCAAACTGCCACTCCCCACGGCTCAGTACTCCCCTCACACTCATACATACCCCCTGTTTCCCCACAAGCACCCATTAATGTTGTCACTACACCCATGTCCATCAGTGATCCTGCTGGACCAGCAGGGACCATTGTGCCCCTCGCTCAGCAGACCCAGCCCCCTGCCACTCCCATGCAGCTCACTGAAATCATTCCCCAGGCAGCACCCCAGCAAACACAACCTGTCATGATCCCTCAGCAGACCATTGTCCAACAACAACAGATTGGGATGGATCCACAGACCTCCACCCTTCAGCAGCCACAACAGCAAATGGAGGCCCAGGCCACTGTGCTCGAACAACAAGTCTGTGCCCCTCAGCCACCAATGGAACAGCAGCAGAGCCTCGCAGCTACAATTGTACATCAACATGAGCCTCAGCAGCAGATCTATGCGCAGCAACCGATTCCACCTGTCCAGCCACCTCCTCATCAGCAAGGGTTGCCCACACAAACAGGTATGGATCAGCGAGCTATGTCGATACCGCAGGCAGGAGAGCAACCTCAGACTTTTAAACAGCAACCAAAAGAGGATCCTTACGATCAGATCACGATACAATCTCAACTACAACAACAGCTTCAGCAACAGCAAAcgctgttacagcagcagcagcaacagcaacaacaagctTTACTGATTGAGCAACATCAGCTCTATGTCCAACAACAGCTTGATCAGCAGCAACAAGCactgctacagcagcagcagcttttgcAACAACAaccgcagcagcagcttttgCAACAGCAATTAGAGCCACAGCCTCCCCCACAGCAACAGAGCCAGTTATATCAGCAAATCGGACAACACCAAGCCGGAACGCAAAACGAACTTGAGAAGCAGCAACAAAGCGgacaacagcagcaaaacattgcattacagcagcagcagactcaaCAGCAAACGGAGCAACAACTCCAGCAGCAAGCCTTATTCCGACAAATggaacaacaacagcaacaggcACTAATACAGCAGCATTTGCAAAGGAACGCTATGttacaacaacagcagcagctacaaCAGAATGCTCAGCTCCAGCAACAAGAGCAGCAACAAGTGCAACTCAAGCAGCAgatagagcagcagcagcagcagcagcaagctctgctgcagaaacagttAGAACAACAGCGTCAGCAACAAGTCCTGCTACAACAACAGGCAGAGAGATTACAGCAGCATGCCCTCATACAACAACAAAGtaaagagcagcagcaacagcagcaagcAGCAATCATTCAGCTTCAGCAAACTGAGAAACAAGAGAGTGTCTCTTTTCCACAAAGTAACAGCGAGCAGCAGATTCAGCAGCAATCAACTGAAATACAGCATGTGTGTATCCCACAAATGAACACTGCTCAGTTTACACCTCAGACTACTCTGACACAGCAGGtgttggagcagcagcagcaagcagTATTGATCCAGCAGCAAAAAGCATTTATTACCCAGCCGCAGCACCATCCCTCTGTTATGGAACCTCATCTTCCAGTCGGAGTTCCGGGCGGCACTGAGGTGATTCAGCATCAAAATATCTCACAGGCCCAGGTCCCCATGGCCATCCAGACTACGCAGATCCCTCTCCAGACAACTGCTGTTGCTCAAGTCTTCAACCAACAAGGACAAAATGAGGCCCCTCCCCAGAACCAGGGCCAAGTCCCAGTCCACTTTTTAGCCCAGTCTACAGCCCAAGCAGCTCAGGCTATGACTGAGGCTCATgtgcctcctccagcagcaacGATCCAAGGACAGAATCAAATCATCCAGACACAGCAAATTCCTTTACAGACAAGTTACCCAGGACCTGTCACTTCCACACAGAGCCAAGTAACTGCTCTGACATTAATCCAGACTCAGCCTTTGCACCAAACAATTACTCAGTCCCAGCAGCCACAtggccaaggcccaactgttGACATTCAGATGATGGGCCAACACAGCCAAGCTGCTGTCCAGCCTCCAGCTGTAGTTTCCTCAATTCCCAGTCAAATCCAACATGAGTCTCTTGTTCAGCAAAATGCTCAGATGCCAGGGCTCATGCAGCCCCAGCTCCAGCAACAACGTCAAGACCAGCCAGCGGGCCAGGTGCATGCTCAGACTGCCTCTGGCCTTCTGACCTCTCAGTATGTCGCTCAGCTTACCCACCAAGCCATGCCATCTGCACAACAGGATATAACCCATattacacaacagcagcagcagcagcagcagcagcagcaacaacagcagcagcagccagtacTCCAATATCAGCAGAGGATTCTGTCTCCTGGCTCAGCTGCTGTTGGGACCAAGACAGATCTCGGTTCCGTAGTTGACCCTGTGAACTTTACTTCCACTCCTCATCCTGTGCAGCAGGCTGGACAAGGCTATGTTCCAGGCCAAGTTGTTcaggctcagcagcagcagaccctTGGAAGCACCACTGACCCTTCAGTCATTCAGGTCATCTCCCAGCCTGCTCTGCCCCAGTCGACTGAACAATACCAGCAACAGCTGCAGAAGCTTCCTCATGTGCATCAAGCCCTGGCTCAACCTCCTCCACAAGCTCAGTTACTGGCACAGCCCATTGCTACCCCTATCCAGCAACCAATTCCCGTGAAGCAAGTTTTGATACCCCTTGACGAGAGTCCTCTTCCCCCACAGTGTCCACCTGACTCACATTTGGTGGCCCATCCTCCTGCACAGATAGTCTCCAGTAATGTGGCTGAACCTCAGTCTGAGAACAGGACCCTTCCCCTCTATAGTCATCTAGTGACAAGCGCCACTTCATCTCCACAGCACCAGGCCAACCAGATGCtgccagctcacacacacacacaaacaagcctCCAGGCCCAATCACTCtcccagacacagacacacactcagacacaggCTCCTtctcacactcagacacacactggcacacgTATCGCTGAACAACCTGTTCTGCCCAGCGCTGTCTTTCCTGCACAGCAAATGCCCCCCAGTCCCTCTCATACCTCATGTCCTCCAACAACACTACCATCTCTCATATCCCACTACCCTGCTGCTGCCCCTGCTCCAGAGCTGCCAACATCTCCGCCAGCGGCTCAGATAACCTTCCCAGGGCAGGCCGACTTTTTCCCCACCTCCCCTCCGCCTGCTGCTACTCTACAATCGCTTGATTCTAATGTCCCCAAACTCTCCCAAGCCTCGCTGCAAGACTGTGACCTTTCCCTGCTGGGCAATGCTCAG GATGGCCCATACCTGTCAAGTACAGAACATCATTCTTCTGCAGG GTATGTTCCAGCTAATGGAGAGGAAACTCTTCAGTTCTTGGCCAATGGTAAATTGGAGAAATTGAAAACTCAGAGAAGAGCTTCCTGTCAGAGGCCTGAGAAAGTTTCACATCAGTTTCAACTAACCATGCTCCAG GTGTCCAGCAGTGGGGACAATATGGTGGAATGCCAGTTGGAAACCCATAGCAACAAGATGGTCACATTTAAGTTTGACATTGAAGGGGATGCACCTGAGGACATAGCAGATTACATG GTGGAGGAGGACTTTGTTCTTGATGTGGAGAAAGAGCAATTTGTTGAGGAGCTTAGAACAATAGTTAAGAAAGCCCACGAAATTCTTCAAACACATTCGCAG ACTGGATCAACTGACCAGCTTCATGTGGGCACCCCCACCACCA cgGACTCAGCGCCCCACTCCTCCCCGGTGGGCCGCTGGCGATTTTTTATCAACCAGACCATCCGCCATAGAGACTCCCTTTCCAGCCAAGGAGCAGCCACACCACTGTCAACTACAGAAACAAGGATTCCCCTGTCTCCTCAAACAGAGAAAG AAAGTGAAGGATTCCAAAGTCTGGAGTCCTTGACTGGAAGGGCCTCTCCCCCCTGCCCCACCCTTTCTGCTACCTCCCCACCAGTCTCCACTGTCTCAGCTCCTGCCTCCATATCCCCCCCAGTCACTACAACCCATGGCCCCCTCACCACTGCCTCTGAAAGCATCTCTGCACCAGCCTCTACTCTGGAAGCCTCTGTCCCTGTCACTGCTTCAGGTGGTCTGGAACTGACAGTCATCCCCTCAGCTCCTGCTAACCAGATTTCCAGTGCTTCATCATCCATATTAATACCTGCTGCCTCTAACCTCCCCCCCTTGTCCACTGCCGTTCTTCATGACATCCTCTCTTCTCCTGGAACCAGTGATTGTTCCACTGGGGGTCAAAATATAGGGGATGCAGTGCTAACTGCTCCAGGGCCATGTGTGTCCACAGTGGACCAGTCCTCAACCTCTTTTAATTCCCCTCCTCCTGCTACTGCAGTGACCTCTTCAGCAGGAAGCCAAGCTGGCAAGGAGCAACAACAGACACTTGCCCAGGTGGCCAAACCAGTCCCACAACAACctcaacaaccacaactactgttgcagcagcagatacCAGTAGTTCCGCAGCAACTTCAGACAATGCAGCTTGAACTGCAGGCACAGCAGATACAGCGTGCAACACcacaacagcaaacacaacatCAAGTTTGCCAAGAAcaaattcagctgcagcagtctCTCCAGCACATGCAGCAACAGCAACTCATGCAGAAACAAATCCCACTTCAACAAAAGGTGACTGAGATGCAGGTGTTGCCTCAGCCAGGTCACCCAGAGGTGTTACAACAGTCTGTGCCTCTGCAGCAGTTTCTGCCCCCAGGGCACATACAGCAGGCCCAACAACCCCTTCTTCAACAGCAAACCGCACAGTGTgctccacagctgctgcagcagcctcaGTTGCAGCAGCTACCTCAGCAGGTTATGGCACCACTTGCTGCTGCAGTGCCGCAACAGCAGGCCCACATTgatcatctgcagcagcaacagttaaACCTGCAACAGACTATACACTTACAGCAACAGCAGTTACAGCAGCATCAGCTGTTTATGGGTACTGTGGCGTTAAAGTCAGATCAAGACCAAATGTTGCCCCTGTCAATAAGTCAACAGTTTCTTCAACAACAGGTGCCACTAAATGTTGGCTTTGTACCACAACAGCAGATTCCACAGCAAACCCAAATCTCTGCAGAGCTGGCACAACAACATATTCAGTCACAGAAACAGCCGATACATGTTGAGCAACAACAGGATGTTGTTAAAGCTGTGGACACACCccagaaacagcagcagtttcctctgcagaagCAGTCGTCTTTACAGATGTCAGAGTCAGAGATGTCAACGGGGGAGACGAGTGTCACAGAGGACACAGGCAGCTACTCTGCCTATTTTCACCCTTCCTCTGACTCGTCTCTGCCGCCTCTCCATCTGGGCAGTGCTGAAGCCTCCTTGCCCGCTCTCCCCCTAACACTGACACCATCCCCTGCTCAGCCTTCCTCTGTTGCCGAGTCAGACAGTGAAGGCCCGCCCAAAATTGAATTTGTAGATAACCGCATAAAGACTCTGGATGAAAAGCTTAGAAACCTGTTGTATCAGGAGTACAGCAGTGGGGCAGCGTTGACCGGAGGAGCTGCCTCCGGCCCAACATCAGCTGCCTCCACATCAGCAGGAGGAGACGAGTCATCTGAGCCGCTATCACTCCACCACTTGTCTTTCCCCCCACCTGACTCCTCCTCAGATACTTCCCCCCACTCCACGTCCTCCACTACCTCTTCCACCAcctcccgctcctcctccacctcccctgaCCCAGAGAGGGATGGGGGGCAAGACGAAGCCTTCTCAGAAGTGCCCAAGTCTGCTGGGCCGTGGGCGGTGGAGCAGCAGCCCGGGCCATGtctcccctccacctctgcgTCATCGACCCCACCTacctctcttctgcctcctaaTCAGGATGACTCTGCTGGGCTCCAACGCCCACCTGTACCAGGAGAACCAACCATTCTT GCTGTACCCCCACAATCTGATACCAGTACCACTGGAGACGCATCGTGGCCTCCCAATCAGCAGCCGATCCCCCTCCGGCatggacagcagcagcacaatgcAGGAGGTGGATATTTTGGCCTAAACCTGACATGTCCTAGTATCAGAAATCCTGTTAGCAAGAAATCCTGGACTCGCAAATTCAAAAACTGGGCGTGCAAACTGCGCCACTCCGCCAGCTTGTTCAAGAAGCCCAGAGTCCAGCAAG AAGGACGTTCTACCCGTCAAGAACttagagaggagaaggaggcacCATCCATGAATCCACCTCAGTCACGGAAAGGACGATTTCAG GTGACTCCAGTGCTCCAGACCTCTCCCCCTAAGGAGGTGCCATCAGGTCATGGTAGCACTCATAGGAAAGTGGGACGCTTCTCTGTAACCCAGactgagacaaagaaagaggatGGGCTGACTGTTAGCTCCCCGCTGTCTATACACTTggaaagggagaggaggagatctCGGgcaaaggaaggagagaaagatgaaagtaaGAAGACCCCAGTGCTGGCCCATCCGCCTCGGGGTCATGGACACAGCCACTCACCGCTGGGCAGCAGCGATGATGATGCTGAGagtgagctggaggaggaagaccTGAAAAAAGAGCTACACAAGCTCAGAGAGAA GCACATCAAAGAGGTGGTTTCCCTTCAGGCTCAGCAGAACAGAGAGTTGCAGGAACTTTACAGACAACTACGATCATTCAAAGACCAACGGCAGAGTCTGCCTGCCTCCCTTTCCCGAACCCCTTCTCTTCCCATggcagctcctctcctctctcctcgcAGGCCCAGGCCAGGCAAAATCAAGCTCCGGCCCCGGCCTCACTCTCATATGGATAACAACGGAGTTACGCACTCTG GGATTCAACAGTCAAGTAGTTTCTCTGGTGGTGAGCAGAATAGACTGCCCCTATACTGCAACCCTGAGCACCCCCCATCACTGCCTGTTAAAAGAG ATCAAAGCCCTCTAAGAAAAAGCACATTCACTGATGAACTGCACAAACTTGTTGATAATTGGACGAAGGAGACGGTGGGCGCCATCCCACCAAAACCTTCTCTGAATCAGATCAAGCAGATTCAGCAGGTGCAGGAGTTGGGAGGCTGGAGCCAGCCGACTGAG GTGGCTCCACCAGGTTGGTTTCCTGTGGCACCACTGAACCCTCAGGCATCCCCGACCCCTGCCAGCTTGCCTGTGGCGGCCCCTTCTCATTACACAGGTGGAGGGAGCCTGTCCACCCTGCCCTCTCCAGGACCTCCGCCACAAACGCACGTGGCTCATGCACCACAGATGCAGCCAAATTTAAACCTGCATCAGTCTCTCCCCCTCCAGCAGATGACCTATCAGCAGTCACCGCTTCGCCAGCAGATTCCGCAGCCCCGGATGCAAACTTCCGTGCAGTCTCAGTCTTCACCGCAGACCCAGCCCATTACCCAGCTGCCCCACTCACCACCTCAAAGCCAGCCACTGCTGCCTTCTCAAATGCCCACATCTCCAGTGTCCACGGCCACATCTCTGCTGCCCGGCAGTGGGACTGCTGCACCCACAGATAGTACTGCTGCTACTGGGGGGACATtttgctcctgctcctcttccaccTGTTGCTCCTCTTGCTCTACTGCTGCTCTACCTTCCAGTGCCAAAATTCACCCAACACCCCCAACCTCGACTCTTCCTctcggacagaaatga